The following proteins are co-located in the Dromiciops gliroides isolate mDroGli1 chromosome 2, mDroGli1.pri, whole genome shotgun sequence genome:
- the LOC122744309 gene encoding ribonuclease pancreatic-like encodes MMALKSSHVVFVLLGLFLVGLAQLTAGKESPAKKFQRQHMDPGSSTSNDTNYCNRMMKSRNMTKGRCKPVNTFIHEPKEVVDAVCKEANVTCKNGQPNCYQSSLPMTLTHCRQTGASKYPNCQYRASYLTNRIIVACEGKVYVPVHFDAYV; translated from the coding sequence ATGATGGCTCTGAAGAGCTCCCATGTGGTATTTGTCCTGCTGGGGTTGTTCCTAGTGGGGCTGGCCCAGCTAACAGCTGGCAAAGAGTCTCCTGCAAAGAAGTTTCAGCGGCAGCACATGGATCCCGGGAGCTCAACCTCCAATGACACCAACTACTGCAACCGCATGATGAAAAGCCGGAATATGACAAAAGGGAGATGCAAGCCTGTCAATACGTTCATACACGAGCCTAAGGAAGTAGTCGACGCTGTCTGCAAGGAGGCCAACGTCACCTGCAAGAATGGTCAGCCCAACTGTTACCAGAGTAGTTTGCCTATGACTCTCACCCACTGCCGCCAGACAGGGGCCTCCAAATACCCCAATTGCCAGTATCGGGCTTCCTATCTTACCAACCGTATCATTGTGGCCTGTGAGGGGAAAGTCTATGTGCCTGTGCACTTTGATGCTTATGTGTAG